In one Stenotrophomonas maltophilia genomic region, the following are encoded:
- a CDS encoding pyridoxal phosphate-dependent aminotransferase gives MTLPASRRRFLQLAGAGLAVAGSGLPGLGYAQTAPAAAPASPRADGPVLLNFNECPYGPSAAAQSAARDSIARCGRYRFELAAQVRDAFVELSGVSADHLRLYPGSSEPLNRAAAIWTGPQQGLVVADPTFEAIGDVAAARGAQVSRVPLRSDGAHDVRAMVAAAHARPTGLMYVCNPNNPTGSISPPAELAWLLASKPAGTRVLVDEAYLQYSDQPSLIAQVAERDDLIVLRTFSKLYGMAGLRLGAAAAHPDHLRELGSLGDNPLPVPALAAALASLHDPQLVPQRRLQNAKIRQATIAWLGKRGFSCLPSEANCFVVDVQRDGAAFARAMAAQGVVIGRSWPIWPQRVRVTVGTEEEMAAFRAAFAQVAGVPS, from the coding sequence ATGACCCTGCCTGCCTCCCGTCGTCGCTTCCTGCAGCTGGCCGGTGCCGGCCTCGCCGTCGCCGGCAGTGGCCTGCCGGGCCTGGGATACGCGCAAACCGCCCCGGCTGCGGCTCCCGCGTCGCCGCGCGCCGATGGGCCGGTGCTGCTGAACTTCAATGAATGCCCGTATGGGCCTTCCGCCGCTGCGCAATCGGCCGCTCGCGACAGCATCGCGCGCTGCGGCCGCTACCGCTTCGAGCTGGCGGCGCAGGTCCGTGATGCATTCGTCGAACTCAGCGGCGTCAGTGCCGATCACCTGCGCCTGTACCCGGGCTCCAGCGAGCCCCTGAACCGTGCCGCCGCAATCTGGACCGGCCCGCAGCAGGGCCTGGTCGTGGCTGATCCGACCTTCGAGGCGATTGGCGACGTGGCCGCCGCGCGGGGCGCACAGGTCAGCCGAGTGCCTCTGCGCAGCGACGGCGCGCACGATGTGCGCGCGATGGTGGCTGCCGCGCACGCGCGCCCGACCGGGCTGATGTATGTGTGCAACCCCAACAACCCCACGGGTTCGATCAGCCCGCCCGCCGAGCTCGCCTGGCTGCTGGCCAGCAAGCCCGCCGGAACCCGGGTGCTGGTGGACGAAGCGTACCTGCAGTACAGCGACCAGCCGAGCCTGATCGCGCAGGTGGCCGAGCGCGATGACCTGATCGTGCTGCGCACCTTCTCCAAGCTGTATGGCATGGCCGGACTGCGCCTGGGCGCGGCAGCGGCCCATCCCGATCACCTGCGCGAGCTGGGCAGCCTCGGCGACAACCCGTTGCCGGTGCCGGCGCTGGCCGCCGCTCTGGCCAGCCTGCACGATCCGCAGCTGGTTCCGCAGCGCCGTCTGCAGAACGCGAAGATCCGGCAGGCGACCATCGCCTGGCTGGGCAAGCGTGGCTTCAGCTGCCTGCCGTCGGAAGCGAACTGTTTCGTGGTGGACGTCCAGCGCGACGGTGCCGCCTTTGCCAGGGCGATGGCCGCACAGGGTGTGGTGATCGGTCGCAGCTGGCCGATCTGGCCGCAGCGCGTCCGTGTGACCGTTGGCACCGAGGAGGAGATGGCAGCGTTCCGCGCCGCGTTCGCCCAGGTCGCCGGGGTGCCTTCCTGA
- the can gene encoding carbonate dehydratase, whose protein sequence is MKDIHKLLQNNRDWADRIEKEDPEFFHQLAKQQHPEYLWIGCSDSRVPANQIIGMAPGEVFVHRNVANVVAHTDLNCLSVVQYAVDQLKVKHILIVGHYGCGGVHACLHNTRVGLADNWLRHVGDVMQKHAAIIDALETDELRHARLCELNVIEQVANLCRSTIVQDAWARGQKLMVHGWVYSLKDGRVREMGIDVGSPEDLQPAYEKALSYVPRKGKRD, encoded by the coding sequence ATGAAAGACATCCACAAGCTGCTGCAGAACAACCGCGACTGGGCCGACCGCATCGAGAAGGAAGATCCCGAGTTCTTCCATCAGCTGGCCAAGCAGCAGCACCCGGAATACCTGTGGATCGGCTGCTCCGATTCGCGCGTGCCGGCCAACCAGATCATCGGCATGGCACCGGGCGAAGTGTTCGTGCATCGCAACGTCGCCAACGTGGTCGCCCACACCGACCTGAACTGCCTGAGCGTGGTGCAGTACGCGGTGGACCAGCTGAAGGTGAAGCACATCCTCATCGTGGGCCACTACGGTTGCGGCGGCGTGCATGCCTGCCTGCACAACACCCGCGTCGGCCTGGCGGACAACTGGCTGCGCCACGTCGGCGACGTGATGCAGAAGCACGCGGCGATCATCGATGCGCTGGAGACCGACGAGCTGCGTCATGCCCGCCTGTGCGAGCTGAATGTCATCGAGCAGGTCGCCAACCTGTGCCGCTCGACCATCGTGCAGGACGCCTGGGCACGCGGCCAGAAGCTGATGGTGCATGGCTGGGTCTACAGCCTGAAGGATGGCCGCGTGCGCGAAATGGGCATCGATGTCGGCTCGCCGGAAGATCTGCAGCCGGCTTACGAGAAAGCGCTTTCCTATGTCCCCCGCAAGGGCAAGCGCGACTGA
- the asnS gene encoding asparagine--tRNA ligase: protein MTVVSVEHALAGKIPEGGEVTVRGWVRTVRGSANLAFVNVTDGSCFAPIQVVANDTLVNFDEIKRLTTGCSLVATGILVKSQGKGQSFEIQASAVEVVGWVEDPLTYPIQPKPMTPEFLREVAHLRPRTNLFGAVTRIRNCLAQAVHRFFHENGFNWISTPIITTSDAEGAGQMFRVSTLDMVNLPRDEKGAIDFSRDFFGKETFLTVSGQLNVEAYCLALSKVYTFGPTFRAENSHTTRHLAEFWMIEPEIAFADLAEDARLAEEFLKYLFRAVLNERSDDLAFIAERVDKNAITKLEDFINAPFERIDYTDAVSLLQKSGRKFDFPVEWGLDLQTEHERWLTEEHVGRPVVVTNYPEHIKAFYMRLNDDGRTVAAMDVLAPGIGEIIGGSQREERLDVLDARMAQFGLDREHYSWYRDFRRYGSVPHAGFGLGFERLVVYVCGLSNIRDAIPYPRAPGSADF, encoded by the coding sequence ATGACGGTGGTCAGCGTTGAACATGCGCTTGCCGGGAAGATCCCGGAAGGCGGCGAAGTCACGGTACGCGGATGGGTGCGCACGGTGCGCGGTTCAGCGAATCTGGCCTTCGTGAATGTGACCGACGGCTCCTGCTTCGCCCCGATCCAGGTCGTAGCCAACGACACCCTGGTCAACTTCGACGAGATCAAGCGCCTCACCACCGGCTGCTCGCTGGTGGCCACCGGCATCCTGGTGAAATCGCAGGGCAAGGGCCAGTCGTTCGAGATCCAGGCCAGTGCGGTCGAAGTGGTCGGCTGGGTCGAAGACCCGCTCACCTACCCGATCCAGCCCAAGCCGATGACGCCGGAGTTCCTGCGTGAAGTGGCGCACCTGCGCCCGCGCACCAACCTGTTCGGCGCGGTCACCCGCATCCGCAACTGCCTGGCCCAGGCCGTGCACCGCTTCTTCCACGAGAACGGTTTCAACTGGATCAGCACCCCGATCATCACCACCTCCGACGCCGAAGGCGCCGGCCAGATGTTCCGCGTGTCCACGCTGGACATGGTGAACCTGCCGCGCGATGAGAAGGGCGCGATCGATTTCAGCCGCGACTTCTTCGGCAAGGAGACGTTCCTGACCGTGTCCGGCCAGCTGAACGTCGAGGCCTACTGCCTGGCCCTGAGCAAGGTGTATACCTTCGGCCCGACCTTCCGCGCCGAGAACAGCCACACCACCCGCCATCTGGCGGAGTTCTGGATGATCGAGCCGGAGATCGCCTTCGCCGACCTGGCCGAAGATGCGCGCCTGGCCGAGGAGTTCCTCAAGTACCTGTTCCGCGCGGTGCTGAACGAGCGCAGCGATGATCTGGCCTTCATCGCCGAACGCGTGGACAAGAACGCGATCACCAAGCTGGAAGACTTCATCAACGCGCCGTTCGAGCGCATCGACTACACCGATGCAGTCAGCCTGCTGCAGAAGTCTGGCCGGAAGTTCGACTTCCCGGTCGAATGGGGCCTGGACCTGCAGACCGAACACGAGCGCTGGCTGACCGAGGAACACGTCGGCCGCCCGGTGGTGGTGACCAACTACCCCGAGCACATCAAGGCGTTCTACATGCGCCTGAACGACGACGGCAGGACCGTCGCCGCGATGGACGTGCTGGCGCCGGGCATCGGCGAGATCATCGGTGGCAGCCAGCGCGAAGAGCGCCTGGACGTGCTGGACGCGCGCATGGCCCAGTTCGGCCTGGACCGTGAGCATTACAGCTGGTACCGCGATTTCCGTCGCTACGGCTCGGTGCCGCACGCCGGCTTCGGCCTGGGCTTCGAGCGCCTGGTGGTGTACGTCTGCGGCCTGTCCAACATCCGCGATGCGATTCCTTACCCGCGCGCTCCCGGCAGCGCGGACTTCTAA
- the zipA gene encoding cell division protein ZipA codes for MSDTALLRIGILAAGLLLIAAIFLFGRPKKKPQGRRVEGTEPTSSERREPVLGEDGVPLADTRLDPALGEEGQQAELGLADTEAGAASDLGKRATQDFDKIVSLFVAARAGEQLRGEDIVVAAEKTGLVFGHMNVFHRLVEGHPERGPIFSMASIMKPGSFDMANIRAMETPAIAFFLTLPAPLTALDAWEKMLPTVQRMAELLDGVVLDDSRNALGRQRIAHIRDELRAYDRQHQAPPLTKTPRW; via the coding sequence ATGTCCGACACGGCACTGTTGCGCATCGGCATCCTGGCCGCCGGCCTGCTGTTGATCGCCGCGATCTTCCTGTTTGGCCGTCCGAAGAAGAAGCCCCAGGGCCGCCGCGTGGAAGGCACCGAACCGACCAGCAGCGAGCGCCGCGAACCGGTCCTGGGCGAGGACGGCGTACCGTTGGCCGATACCCGCCTCGATCCGGCACTGGGCGAAGAGGGTCAACAGGCCGAGCTGGGCCTGGCCGACACCGAAGCCGGCGCGGCCAGCGACCTGGGCAAGCGCGCCACCCAGGATTTCGACAAGATCGTCTCGCTGTTCGTGGCCGCGCGGGCCGGCGAGCAACTGCGGGGCGAGGACATCGTCGTGGCGGCCGAGAAAACCGGTCTGGTGTTCGGCCACATGAACGTGTTCCATCGTCTGGTGGAGGGCCATCCGGAACGGGGGCCGATCTTCTCGATGGCCAGCATCATGAAGCCGGGCAGTTTCGACATGGCCAACATCCGTGCCATGGAGACGCCGGCCATCGCCTTCTTCCTGACCCTGCCGGCGCCGCTGACCGCGCTCGATGCCTGGGAGAAGATGCTGCCGACCGTGCAGCGCATGGCCGAGCTGCTCGATGGCGTGGTGCTGGACGACAGCCGCAACGCGCTCGGCCGCCAGCGCATCGCCCACATCCGTGACGAGCTGCGTGCCTATGACCGCCAGCACCAGGCGCCGCCCCTGACCAAGACCCCGCGCTGGTAA
- a CDS encoding 3-hydroxyanthranilate 3,4-dioxygenase, which yields MLASPINLHAWIEEHRHLLKPPVGNKMIDNGDFIVMVVGGPNSRTDYHYDEGPEWFYQLEGEMVLKVQENGAVRDIPIRAGEIFLLPAKVPHSPRRPPGGVGLVVERRRLPHEMDGVIWHCERCNHKLHEEFFALQNIETDLPKVFARYHASLELRTCGKCGHLDPLPAPAAD from the coding sequence ATGCTCGCCTCACCGATCAACCTGCACGCCTGGATCGAAGAACATCGTCACCTGCTGAAACCGCCGGTGGGCAACAAGATGATCGACAACGGCGACTTCATCGTCATGGTGGTCGGCGGGCCGAACTCGCGGACCGATTATCACTACGACGAAGGGCCCGAGTGGTTCTACCAGCTCGAAGGCGAGATGGTGCTGAAGGTCCAGGAGAATGGCGCGGTCCGCGACATCCCGATCCGTGCCGGCGAGATCTTCCTGCTGCCGGCGAAGGTGCCGCACTCGCCGCGCCGGCCACCGGGCGGCGTCGGGCTGGTCGTGGAGCGCAGGCGGCTGCCGCACGAGATGGACGGTGTGATCTGGCATTGCGAGCGCTGCAACCACAAGCTGCATGAGGAGTTCTTCGCGCTGCAGAACATCGAAACCGACCTGCCCAAGGTCTTCGCGCGTTACCACGCCAGCCTGGAACTGCGTACCTGCGGCAAATGCGGCCACCTCGACCCGTTGCCGGCACCGGCGGCGGATTGA
- the rplI gene encoding 50S ribosomal protein L9 codes for MQLILLQKVTNLGNLGDLVTVKPGYGRNFLVPQGKAVPATESNKAEFEAKRAEYEAKAQSIHAEAEARKAKLEGASVTIAANASTEGKLYGSVGPRDIAEAFTAAGLPLEKSEVILGEGAFRNIGEYDVLIHLHADVETTVKVVVEAEA; via the coding sequence ATGCAGCTGATCCTCCTGCAGAAGGTCACCAACCTCGGCAACCTGGGTGACCTGGTCACCGTCAAGCCGGGCTACGGCCGCAACTTCCTCGTGCCGCAGGGCAAGGCCGTGCCGGCCACCGAGAGCAACAAGGCAGAGTTCGAAGCCAAGCGCGCCGAGTACGAAGCCAAGGCCCAGTCCATCCACGCCGAGGCTGAAGCCCGCAAGGCGAAGCTGGAAGGCGCGAGCGTCACCATCGCCGCCAATGCTTCGACCGAAGGCAAGCTGTACGGCTCGGTCGGCCCGCGCGACATCGCCGAGGCCTTCACCGCCGCCGGCCTGCCGCTGGAAAAGAGCGAAGTCATCCTGGGCGAAGGCGCGTTCCGCAACATCGGCGAGTACGACGTGCTGATCCACCTGCACGCCGACGTCGAGACCACCGTCAAGGTCGTCGTCGAAGCCGAAGCCTGA
- a CDS encoding HesB/IscA family protein, producing MAVSLTPIAFERVQRFVAQTPGALGLRFGVTKTGCSGWGHVTDLARDEREGDTVFDQDGVKIYVDAQSLALVDGTVIDFGKHGLSETFTFSNPNATAECGCGESFTTDADKA from the coding sequence ATGGCTGTCAGCCTGACCCCCATTGCCTTCGAGCGCGTGCAGCGCTTCGTCGCCCAGACCCCGGGCGCGCTGGGCCTGCGCTTCGGCGTGACCAAGACCGGCTGCTCCGGCTGGGGCCACGTGACCGACCTGGCCCGTGACGAGCGCGAGGGCGATACGGTCTTCGACCAGGACGGCGTGAAGATCTACGTCGATGCACAGAGCCTGGCCCTGGTCGACGGCACCGTGATCGACTTCGGCAAGCACGGCCTGAGCGAGACCTTCACGTTCAGCAACCCGAACGCGACCGCCGAGTGCGGCTGCGGCGAGAGCTTCACCACCGACGCCGACAAGGCCTGA
- the rpsR gene encoding 30S ribosomal protein S18: MSKFFRRRKFCKFTAEGVKEIDYKDLNTLRQYLTENGKIVPSRVTGTKSKYQRQLATAVKRARFLALIPYTDNHDV; encoded by the coding sequence ATGTCCAAGTTCTTCCGTCGCCGCAAGTTCTGCAAGTTCACGGCTGAAGGTGTCAAGGAGATCGACTACAAGGATCTCAACACCCTGCGCCAGTACCTGACCGAGAACGGCAAGATCGTGCCGAGCCGCGTCACCGGTACCAAGTCGAAGTACCAGCGTCAGCTGGCGACCGCCGTCAAGCGCGCTCGCTTCCTGGCCCTGATTCCGTACACCGACAACCACGACGTCTGA
- a CDS encoding FMN-binding negative transcriptional regulator yields MFTPRAFAETDLIWLDRLLARDPFVTVLTTGDDGLPELTRVPVLYRRDGQRIELRGHWARANPQSRRQGTAKVLVDGPHGYVSASWYPDKEPAARVPTWNYAAAELRGQLQPFDGTDALAQLVGDISDRFEASVGQQWRFEADRPEHGPELRAIVGFHFHVEQVQLKLKLSQNHPDANQQAVIDALDRLHAPPSTELAQWMRWFRDEAASSG; encoded by the coding sequence ATGTTCACTCCGCGCGCCTTCGCCGAGACCGATCTGATCTGGCTGGACCGCCTGCTGGCGCGCGATCCGTTCGTCACCGTGCTCACCACCGGTGACGACGGCCTGCCCGAGCTGACCCGCGTGCCGGTGCTGTACCGGCGTGATGGCCAGCGCATCGAACTGCGCGGCCACTGGGCGCGGGCCAACCCGCAGTCGCGTCGCCAAGGCACCGCCAAGGTGCTGGTCGACGGCCCGCATGGCTACGTCTCGGCCAGCTGGTATCCGGACAAGGAACCGGCGGCACGCGTTCCGACCTGGAACTATGCCGCTGCCGAGCTGCGCGGACAGCTGCAGCCGTTCGACGGCACCGATGCGCTGGCCCAGCTGGTCGGCGACATCAGCGACCGCTTTGAAGCCAGCGTCGGCCAGCAGTGGCGGTTCGAGGCTGATCGTCCCGAGCACGGCCCGGAGCTGCGCGCCATCGTCGGGTTCCACTTCCACGTCGAACAGGTACAGCTGAAACTGAAGCTCAGCCAGAACCATCCCGATGCCAACCAGCAGGCGGTGATCGACGCGTTGGATCGCCTGCACGCCCCACCTTCCACCGAACTGGCGCAGTGGATGCGCTGGTTCCGCGATGAGGCCGCCAGCAGCGGCTGA
- the smc gene encoding chromosome segregation protein SMC, with amino-acid sequence MRLSTIKLSGFKSFVDPTTLHLPTNMTGVVGPNGCGKSNIIDAVRWVMGESSASRLRGDSLTDVIFSGSNARKPVSQATVELIFDNSDHTISGEYASFNEISVKRTVSRDGTSNYYLNGTKCRRRDITDLFLGTGLGPRSYSIIEQGMISQIIEARPEDLRVYLEEAAGISKYKERRKETETRIRHTRENLDRLGDLREEISKQLEHLKRQARQAEQYQALQEERRVKDAEWKALEFRGLDGRLSKLREGLSQEETRLQQLIADQRDAEARIETSRMRREEAADALNTAQAAVYQVGSTLARLEQQIQHQRELSQRLHKARDETRQALAELGQHISGDEAKLMVLREAVDAATPQLEALQEENEIKQESLREAEARLADWQHRWEQHTSQSSEASRAGDVERTRVDYLDRQILDADRRREALAAERAGLDVDALEEAFEQLHLQHDTQKTALDELSEQVEQRKQGVATVQEQQRNGQNELAELRKQVNGLRGRLASLETLQQAALGQEQGAAVAWLKARGLDSAARVGERLDVDAGWENAVESALGQLIEGVLVDDPAALVDALGELGEGRIALVSDDASDLDVAATSLAARVRGPTAIRRLLAHLHGARDLDEARALQARLPAGDSIITQRGERLGQGWVRVSRSGAAKQGALLREREINELREQIEQLQNREVELEDQLSGFREQLLAAEQQREDAQRALYLAHRAVSELAGQLQGQQGKVEAARTRIDRIEGELSQLLETLEVNREQAREARSRLESAVSSMGDLESTRQALESERRQLAEARDLAREAARAVRERSHSLALTLESQRAQVASLSQALERMSTQRGQLDSRLGELHSQLDEGDSPVESLQAEHQNALEERVRADRVLAEARTLLDGIDAELRNFEQTRHQRDEQALAQRERISQRKLDQQALVLSADTLQAAVEKAGFVMADLLNALPEDARLGDWEQAVHQIDGRMRRLEPVNLAAIHEYGEASQRSEYLDSQHVDLTTALETLEDAIRKIDRETRGRFKDTFDRVNAGVQALYPRLFGGGHAYLELTGEDLLDTGVTIMARPPGKRVSSISLLSGGEKAMTAVALVFAIFQLNPAPFCLLDEVDAPLDEANVGRLANMVKEMSEKVQFLFVSHNKATMEAAQQLSGVTMREPGVSRLVSVDLEEAARLAGAA; translated from the coding sequence ATGCGTCTTTCCACGATCAAGCTGTCCGGCTTCAAGTCTTTCGTCGATCCGACCACCCTGCATCTGCCGACCAACATGACCGGCGTGGTGGGGCCCAATGGCTGCGGCAAGTCGAACATCATCGACGCCGTGCGCTGGGTCATGGGCGAAAGTTCGGCCAGCCGCCTGCGCGGCGACTCGCTGACCGACGTGATCTTCTCCGGTTCCAACGCCCGCAAGCCCGTCTCGCAGGCCACGGTCGAGCTGATCTTCGACAACTCCGACCACACCATCTCCGGCGAGTACGCCTCGTTCAACGAGATCTCGGTCAAGCGCACGGTCAGCCGCGACGGCACCAGCAACTACTACCTCAACGGCACCAAGTGCCGCCGCCGCGACATCACCGATCTTTTCCTGGGGACCGGCCTGGGCCCGCGCAGCTACTCGATCATCGAACAGGGCATGATCAGCCAGATCATCGAGGCGCGTCCCGAGGATCTGCGCGTCTACCTGGAAGAGGCGGCCGGAATCTCCAAGTACAAGGAGCGGCGCAAGGAAACCGAAACCCGCATCCGCCACACCCGCGAGAACCTTGATCGCCTGGGCGACCTGCGTGAGGAGATCAGCAAGCAGCTCGAGCACCTCAAGCGCCAGGCCCGGCAGGCGGAGCAGTACCAGGCGTTGCAGGAAGAGCGCCGGGTCAAGGATGCCGAGTGGAAGGCGCTGGAGTTCCGAGGCCTCGATGGGCGCCTGTCGAAGCTTCGCGAGGGCCTGTCGCAGGAAGAAACCCGGCTTCAGCAGCTGATCGCGGACCAGCGCGACGCCGAGGCCCGCATCGAGACCTCGCGCATGCGCCGCGAGGAAGCGGCCGACGCACTCAATACCGCGCAGGCCGCGGTCTACCAGGTCGGTAGTACCTTGGCCCGACTGGAGCAGCAGATCCAGCACCAGCGCGAGCTGTCGCAGCGCCTGCACAAGGCCCGCGACGAGACGCGGCAGGCATTGGCCGAGCTGGGCCAGCACATCAGTGGCGATGAGGCCAAGCTGATGGTGCTGCGCGAGGCGGTGGACGCCGCGACCCCGCAGCTGGAGGCGCTGCAGGAAGAGAACGAGATCAAGCAGGAAAGCCTGCGCGAGGCCGAAGCCCGCCTGGCCGACTGGCAGCACCGCTGGGAACAGCACACCTCACAGAGTTCCGAGGCCTCGCGCGCCGGCGATGTCGAGCGCACCCGCGTGGACTACCTGGACCGGCAGATCCTCGACGCCGACCGGCGTCGCGAGGCGCTGGCCGCCGAGCGTGCCGGGCTGGACGTGGACGCGCTGGAAGAAGCCTTCGAGCAGCTGCACCTGCAGCACGACACGCAGAAGACCGCACTGGACGAGCTGAGCGAACAGGTCGAGCAGCGCAAGCAGGGCGTGGCCACCGTGCAGGAACAGCAGCGCAACGGTCAGAACGAACTGGCCGAACTGCGCAAGCAGGTCAATGGCCTGCGCGGTCGCCTGGCATCGCTGGAAACCCTGCAGCAGGCCGCACTCGGCCAGGAGCAGGGCGCCGCGGTTGCCTGGTTGAAGGCGCGCGGGCTGGATTCGGCCGCGCGCGTGGGCGAGCGTCTGGATGTCGATGCCGGTTGGGAAAATGCGGTGGAAAGCGCCCTCGGCCAGCTGATCGAAGGCGTGCTGGTGGACGACCCGGCAGCTCTGGTCGATGCGCTGGGCGAACTGGGCGAAGGGCGCATCGCACTGGTGTCTGACGATGCCAGCGATCTGGACGTCGCCGCGACATCGCTGGCCGCGCGCGTGCGCGGACCGACGGCGATCCGACGCCTGCTGGCGCATCTGCATGGCGCGCGGGATCTGGACGAGGCCCGTGCCCTGCAGGCCCGGCTGCCCGCCGGTGATTCGATCATCACCCAGCGCGGCGAGCGTCTCGGCCAGGGCTGGGTGCGCGTGTCGCGCTCCGGTGCGGCCAAGCAGGGTGCGCTGCTGCGCGAGCGCGAGATCAATGAGCTGCGCGAGCAGATCGAACAGCTGCAGAACCGTGAGGTCGAGCTGGAAGATCAGCTGTCCGGCTTCCGCGAGCAGCTGCTGGCCGCCGAACAGCAGCGCGAAGATGCGCAACGGGCGCTGTACCTCGCGCATCGTGCGGTATCCGAGCTGGCAGGTCAGCTTCAGGGCCAGCAGGGAAAGGTGGAGGCCGCACGCACGCGCATCGATCGCATCGAAGGCGAGCTGAGCCAACTGCTGGAGACCCTCGAGGTCAACCGCGAGCAGGCGCGCGAGGCACGTTCGCGGCTGGAGAGTGCCGTCAGCAGCATGGGCGACCTGGAATCGACCCGGCAGGCCCTGGAAAGCGAACGCCGGCAGCTGGCCGAAGCACGCGACCTCGCCCGCGAAGCCGCACGGGCGGTGCGCGAACGCTCGCATTCGCTGGCACTGACCCTGGAATCGCAGCGCGCACAGGTGGCATCGCTGAGCCAGGCGCTGGAGCGCATGAGCACCCAGCGCGGGCAGCTGGATTCGCGCCTGGGCGAACTGCATTCGCAGCTGGACGAGGGTGATTCGCCGGTCGAATCGCTGCAGGCCGAGCACCAGAATGCGCTGGAAGAGCGCGTGCGTGCCGACCGTGTGCTGGCCGAAGCGCGTACTCTGCTTGATGGCATCGACGCCGAGCTGCGCAATTTCGAACAGACCCGCCACCAGCGTGATGAGCAGGCGCTGGCGCAGCGCGAGCGTATTTCCCAGCGGAAGCTGGACCAGCAGGCCCTGGTGCTCAGTGCTGACACCCTGCAGGCTGCGGTGGAGAAGGCTGGCTTCGTGATGGCCGACCTGCTCAACGCATTGCCCGAGGACGCCCGCCTGGGGGACTGGGAGCAGGCCGTGCACCAGATCGACGGTCGCATGCGCCGGCTGGAGCCGGTCAACCTGGCGGCGATCCACGAGTATGGCGAGGCATCGCAGCGGTCGGAGTATCTCGATTCGCAGCATGTGGACCTGACCACGGCGCTGGAGACCCTGGAAGACGCCATCCGCAAGATCGACCGCGAAACCCGCGGCCGATTCAAGGATACGTTCGACCGGGTCAACGCCGGTGTACAGGCCCTCTATCCGCGCCTGTTCGGCGGTGGCCATGCCTATCTGGAACTGACCGGTGAAGATCTGCTCGACACCGGCGTGACCATCATGGCGCGTCCGCCGGGCAAGCGCGTATCCAGCATCTCGCTGCTGTCCGGCGGCGAGAAGGCGATGACCGCGGTGGCGCTGGTGTTCGCGATCTTCCAGCTCAATCCGGCGCCGTTCTGCCTGCTGGACGAAGTGGACGCACCGCTGGACGAGGCCAACGTGGGCCGCCTGGCCAACATGGTCAAGGAAATGAGCGAGAAGGTGCAGTTCCTGTTCGTCAGCCACAACAAGGCGACGATGGAAGCTGCGCAGCAGCTGTCGGGCGTGACCATGCGCGAGCCGGGCGTCAGCCGCCTGGTCAGCGTGGACCTGGAAGAGGCCGCGCGATTGGCGGGCGCGGCCTGA
- the rpsF gene encoding 30S ribosomal protein S6: MSRHYEIVFMVHPDQSEQVPAMIERYKSLVENGNGTIHRLEDWGRRQLAYPIQNLVKAHYVLLNIEADQAVLNELTESFRFNDAVLRNLVIKRDEADTEQSLIMKSKDEKGDKPERGERRRRDDEEGESTTTADNEAGEDAASAA, encoded by the coding sequence ATGAGTCGTCATTACGAAATCGTGTTCATGGTCCACCCGGACCAGAGCGAGCAGGTCCCGGCCATGATCGAGCGCTACAAGTCGCTGGTCGAGAACGGCAACGGCACCATCCACCGTCTGGAAGACTGGGGCCGCCGCCAGCTGGCATACCCGATCCAGAACCTGGTGAAGGCGCACTACGTGCTGCTGAACATCGAAGCCGACCAGGCCGTGCTGAACGAGCTGACCGAGAGCTTCCGCTTCAACGACGCCGTGCTGCGCAACCTGGTCATCAAGCGTGACGAGGCTGACACCGAGCAGTCGCTGATCATGAAGAGCAAGGACGAGAAGGGTGACAAGCCGGAGCGCGGTGAGCGCCGTCGTCGTGACGACGAAGAAGGCGAGTCCACCACCACCGCTGACAACGAAGCCGGCGAAGACGCCGCTTCCGCCGCCTAA